Below is a window of Nitrospirota bacterium DNA.
AACCACCGAATCCTGATAGATACCTTACATTTTCTATCTTTGTAATAAGGAATGCATCGATATCATGTGCTTCAAGACGGCTTAGCAGTATACGATGTCTATCGACGCAGAACTCTTTCTCTGTCTTCTTCACCCCGCACCACCAAGAAGCCCCACCTCTCAAGGCGGGGAGGAATGGTTTCCTGTTCTCGAAGGGGGCATGCCCCGAAGCCACGGGTGTCCAAACGTGGTGCGGGGTTCACCTCGAGATAAGCCCTGCTGCAGCCTTTAACCCTAAGAGATAGCTATCTAAACCGAATCCCGTTATCTGTCCTGCAGAAACACCAGCAATCAATGAACGATGTCTGAATTCCTCCCTCTTATAGATATTTGAGATGTGCACCTCAACAACAGGGATGCCTGAGGATGCAATTGCGTCTCTGATTGCTATACTTGTATGGGTAAAGGCAGCGGGGTTGATTACAATTGCAGCAAATTTACCAATCGCCGACTGTACAGCTTCCACTATCTCACCCTCATGATTGGACTGGATAATCTCTATGGCTACACCAAGCTCGGCAGCTGTTTTAGTTATCTTTTCATTTATCTCGGATAGCGTAAAATTCCCATATATTTCAGTTTCTCTTATACCAAGCATGTTCAGATTAGGACCATGTATTACCAATACCCTTTTCATACGCTTCCTTTCTCTCTCTAATCCTTTTAAGAAAGTCTTCTAACTTTTTAATTGCCTGTTCTCGTCCAGTACCTCCACTCTCTTTTTGCATCCCCATCAAGTGATAAACCTCCTCAAGTTTATGGCGTATAACTTTATTCTCAGGATTCTGGGCAAGTATCCTTTTGTATATCTCTAATGCCTCTTTGTAAAGTCCCTGTGCAGTATAAATCTCAGCCATAGTTTCTGTAACAAGTTCGATTGAAGGAACGAATGGTTTATCTTTTTCTTGCATAATTATACCAGATTAATCATAAAAAGTCTTCAATGCAGGGTCCCCAAA
It encodes the following:
- the aroQ gene encoding type II 3-dehydroquinate dehydratase codes for the protein MKRVLVIHGPNLNMLGIRETEIYGNFTLSEINEKITKTAAELGVAIEIIQSNHEGEIVEAVQSAIGKFAAIVINPAAFTHTSIAIRDAIASSGIPVVEVHISNIYKREEFRHRSLIAGVSAGQITGFGLDSYLLGLKAAAGLISR
- a CDS encoding aminopeptidase P family N-terminal domain-containing protein, yielding MASGHAPFENRKPFLPALRGGASWWCGVKKTEKEFCVDRHRILLSRLEAHDIDAFLITKIENVRYLSGFGG
- a CDS encoding tetratricopeptide repeat protein, whose amino-acid sequence is MQEKDKPFVPSIELVTETMAEIYTAQGLYKEALEIYKRILAQNPENKVIRHKLEEVYHLMGMQKESGGTGREQAIKKLEDFLKRIRERKEAYEKGIGNTWS